The segment tgttttcaagttttatgatttcgaattccaagtatatgagtttctAAATGATTGTGAAGTGTTGAACATTGAAGAACTTTTACTCTCTTAAGATATATGCATGACTTGAAAGTGTGGTTTGaaatcccttagcctttgggcatTAAGAGTAAAAGAAGATTTCtgattttgaagttaaataatgatgactcacgagattgtgttacattcttcattctacatgacttatggTTTCATAGTTTATACCTGTTCAAtctatgtgagtcatctcattatgcatacatgatttgattgaagaaaatatcattactactttatacatatgcatgcaccccccgcatactcagtatattccaaagtactgatccacatatatgtctatgtgctacattgtgtcataatgtaggttcaggtgctcagtcccagcctcgcccATTATTCTTTGAGTACCTTGCCTACATTTtttacagtggtgagtcctcatgattcgaggatcgatcttcagatatttaccatacttgagagactatgttttatcttcagttcattttgagtcagttaaggcctgtcccaatggctctctatattttgattcatagaggctttgtcagactagtatcagacTTGTGATATCTCGATAGGGATAAGTATTATGGTTTTGTCGAGATTTCTCTATGTTGTGGTCATATGAACCAATTATCCTTTCTTATTTCCTTTCTTGTGATATGGCTATATGAGTGTTTAAGTCTATCCTTATCTTTAATTGGGTATTTTTGGGTAGAAAccagctctaagggttagcttggggctacttgtatccttaagcaccgtgtgacatcccgagagGCGATTTTGTGTCATTACAAGTTAAGATATTGACTACTTGTATAAGTTAACAAAAATAGGTTATATCATGTAATGGGTGGTTGGGTTTagttaatgcaaaaaaaaaaatggattcaaaacATATCTAAAACTCTAGTAAattatttaaagataaaaaatagttGTTTAAGATTACAATATTTGGTAGCttgataactaaaaaaaaaagtttgaaatataACTGACGtatactaatttattttattatctactATTTTTGTAGTATTAAGTAGTGGCCGCGGGGGTTGATGATGGAGTAGGGttatgtccgagggggttggagTTTGGGACGGTTTTGGAAGAGGGGGAAGAGGCGAGGGCAGGGGTGGGTGTGAGGTCTAGCCTGGGTTTTTAGGCTGGTCAGGTGAGAGGTGGTAGAGGCAGGCGAGAGGCGAAAGGAGATAGGTTAATGGTAGGGTCTTGAAATATTGGGAACCTTTAGGGTAAGTTCGTAgagttggtgaagattcttatgaatgggtataagttgtggtactcaggcAGTGAGAGGCGTCGTGATGGAGTGGACATGTTAGTAGATGAGGAGCTAAGAgggcaggtggtggaggttaaaAGGGTAAGTGATAGGCCGATGatgattaagttggtcattgggggttTTACGCTGCATGTGTATAGTTTTTACGCGCCACAGGTAGGCTTGGTTGAGGAGGTGAAAGTGAgcttttgggaggctttggacgaGGTGGTGAGAATCGTGCCTAGCTTGGAGAAGCTTGTCATAACAGGGGACTTCAGTGGGCATATTGTGGGTATTTCGGgtggttatgatgatgtgcatggagggTTTGGTTTCGGCGACAGAAATGGTGAGGGGGTTGCTCTATTagattttgcgagggcctttggacTGGTGATTGTCAATTCGAActtttcgaagaaggaggatcacctgattactTTCCAAAGCACTtcagccaagactcagattgactttctaCTGCTTAGAAAGGAGGATAGGGCTatgtgtaaggattgtaaagtCATTCTAAGTGAGCATATTTCGACTCAGCACaggcttctggtgatggactttattatcaagaagaacaagaagagtAGGGCCGGAGATGGTCGATCTAaaattaagtggggtggcttgacgCCTGTTAGTGCactggagataggggagaagttggcgagaataggggtgtgggagtgtagggagGACGTGGATGTTATGTGGGATAAGGTGGCCAGCTACATTAGGGAGACGACTAAAGAGGTGTTAGGTGTTTCGAGAGGTCAAGCAGGATgacataagggggactggtggtggaatgaggaagttaagaaaaaagtgGAGATCAAGAAGGGGGCGCATGtccagttgattgagagtaaggatgaagaggagaaatGGGTGAATAGGGAGGTCTACAAACtagcaaggaaggaggctaaattagcagttacggcggctaagacaACAATGTTTGAGGGTTTGTATGTGGTGTTAGAGGAGAAAGATgggaaaaaaggttgtatagtcttgctaaggctagggagaggaagggtcgtgacctcgatcaggtgaagtgtattaagggggaggacggtagagtgttagtgaaagatgttcatattaagaagagatggTAGGATTATTTTCATAGGCTTTTAAATGAGGAAGGGGACAGAGGCATTGTGTTAGGAGAGTTGGAGCGCTCAAAGAAGAGCCGGGATTTTAGTTACTGTAGATGTTTTAAGGTTAAGGAGGTTAGAGATGCTATTCGTAGAATATGGAGGGGTAGGACGATGGGGCCAGatgagattccggtggatttttaGAAGTATGCTAGTGGGCCAGGTTTAAGGTTGCTGACTTATTTGTTCAACGCTATTTTCACGACTgcgagaatgcctgaggcttggagatagagtacgatgattcctttgtataaaaacaagggtgaaaTTCAGATTTGCAATAAGTATAGGGGaatttaagttgttgagtcacacaatgaagatttgggagaagGTGGTTGAGCAGATATTGAGGAGGGTCGTGTCCTTTttagagaatcagtttggttttatgcctagTCGCTCGACGatagaggcaattcacctggtgagaagattggtggagaagtatagggaaagaaagagagatttggacatggtgttcatcgatctggagaaggcgtatgatagagtccctagggaggttctttagagatgGTTGGAGGTGAGAGGAGTGCAGGTGaggtacatcagagctattaaggagatgtacgatggagggaagactcgggtgaggatgGCGGGAGGAAACTCAGGGTATTTTTCAATAGAGATAggtttgcaccagggatcgactctcagCCCTTTTCTTTTTACGTTGGTGATGGACATGTTAACgtggagtattcaaggtgaggtatcgtggtgtatgttatttgcagatgatgtagtgctgattgatgaaatgcggggggtgtgaatgagaaattagaggtttggaggcaaaccctagaatctaaggggttcaggttgagtaggtccaaggtggagtatttggaatgcaaatTCGGTGACTCGAGTCAGGAGGACGGTGTGGTGGTGAGGTTAGACTCTCAGAATATTTGTAAGAATAGtcttaagtatcttgggtctatgattcagggggaTGGTAGATTGAGGAGGATGTATCTAAgtgtattggagcaggttggaagAAGTGGAGGCTCACCTTAGGAGTGTTATGTGATAGGAAGGTGCCCCTTAGGCTTAAAgtcaaattctacagagtggcagtccgtctgGCCAAGCTGTATGGAGCTGAATGTTgtccagtcaagaactctcatatccAAAGATTAAAGATAgtggaaatgaggatgttgcgttgggtGTGTGGTCTCACTATAGGGGATAGTGtcaggaatgagactatccgaaAGAAGGTAGGAGtgactttggtggaggacaagatgagaTAAGgcagattgagatggtttgggcatgtgatgaggaggagcatAGATGCCCTTGTTCtaaggtgtgagagactagctttggatggctttagAAGGGGTAGAGGTAGGGTAAAGAAaaactg is part of the Capsicum annuum cultivar UCD-10X-F1 unplaced genomic scaffold, UCD10Xv1.1 ctg48114, whole genome shotgun sequence genome and harbors:
- the LOC124892526 gene encoding uncharacterized protein LOC124892526, which produces MNGYKLWYSGSERRRDGVDMLVDEELRGQVVEVKRVSDRPMMIKLVIGGFTLHVYSFYAPQVGLVEEVKVSFWEALDEVVRIVPSLEKLVITGDFSGHIVGISGGYDDVHGGFGFGDRNGEGVALLDFARAFGLVIVNSNFSKKEDHLITFQSTSAKTQIDFLLLRKEDRAMCKDCKVILSEHISTQHRLLVMDFIIKKNKKSRAGDGRSKIKWGGLTPVSALEIGEKLLNEEGDRGIVLGELERSKKSRDFSYCRCFKVKEVRDAIRRIWRGRTMGPDEIPVDF